The following are encoded in a window of Kitasatospora sp. NBC_01250 genomic DNA:
- a CDS encoding DUF4232 domain-containing protein, which yields MTVSASALLAGLGLTACGSSSTAGPAKAAGAAPASAAPVSAAPIAGQSAAPAAPAPAAVTPVAGQSATPARATAPGSATPAGATAPTRSGGPQAAKCSAQNLKWTLTNLADASTDAKDPANAELVALNSGSDSCTLAGYPKLEFHVGKGPQALGVGKGTPAAVTLGAGRKAVIALRYSELNGKGPDSGNCLVTAGSADVAAPGDATVVRVPVVDRSGKPAQITICGDEVRMSPPVAQ from the coding sequence TTGACGGTTTCCGCCTCCGCGCTGCTGGCCGGTCTCGGCCTGACGGCCTGCGGTTCCAGCTCGACGGCCGGCCCGGCGAAGGCCGCCGGGGCCGCGCCGGCATCCGCCGCACCCGTGTCCGCCGCACCGATCGCGGGCCAGTCCGCGGCACCGGCGGCCCCTGCACCGGCGGCCGTCACGCCGGTCGCGGGCCAGTCGGCCACGCCCGCCCGGGCCACGGCTCCGGGCTCCGCCACACCGGCCGGTGCCACGGCTCCGACGCGCTCGGGCGGCCCGCAGGCCGCCAAGTGCTCCGCGCAGAACCTGAAGTGGACCCTCACCAACCTCGCCGATGCGAGCACCGACGCCAAGGACCCGGCGAACGCCGAACTCGTCGCCCTCAACTCCGGCTCCGACAGCTGCACCCTGGCCGGCTACCCGAAGCTCGAATTCCACGTGGGCAAGGGGCCGCAGGCCCTCGGAGTCGGCAAGGGCACCCCTGCTGCGGTGACGCTGGGCGCGGGCCGGAAGGCGGTGATCGCCCTGCGCTACTCCGAGCTGAACGGCAAGGGCCCGGACAGCGGCAACTGCCTGGTCACCGCCGGATCCGCCGATGTCGCCGCCCCGGGTGACGCCACCGTGGTCCGGGTCCCGGTGGTGGACCGGAGCGGCAAGCCGGCCCAGATCACCATCTGCGGCGACGAGGTCCGGATGAGCCCGCCGGTCGCCCAGTAG
- a CDS encoding S9 family peptidase: protein MPHLAPQPTPEPTDPLTADLVVDVAAAVAPAISPDGRLVAHAVVANGGRDGRPHGSVRVTAADGSTSPRRLTDGTARDLAPKWAPDSAALFFTSDREEQGTAQLQRIRLHGSEDTTKAEALTSWRGGISDHCPLLDGRTVALLAEDEPTAEDERREAERDDAKVWGRHLPATRLRLLDLETGALRTVDGLGDRHVVELAQRPDGGPLAVLSWSSPELDPGARTAELHLVDPGSAGVRDLGPVGAEAQSPAWWNQNGLWHLAYLAVTPAPLAEPPAHLIGGLAVIDTVPPPTGPAVEHRNLTVGMSVCPTELVQVADGPPLALCADGLDTALYRLDPESLRFHQVSAVPGMLAGLTASRSGETVALLASTAYEPKNVHAGPTGGPLVRLSDTAPELRRIRWGVQQRLGYQAADGIQLDGLLILPAGRTRDNGPFPLVTLVHGGPYFRHADEFTLNPVDCGQWLATAGYAVFLPNPRGGSGHGHAFAAMVAGAVGGDEWTDILSGIDLLVAEGVADPERLGISGWSHGGFVAAWATARTDRFRAAIMGAGISDWGMQAGTGDWGILDAALGGSTGWEGPGPHVHDRHSPISYASRIRTPVLILHGEEDTNVPLGQAIHFHRALRHFGVEHEFVVYPREGHGLDERAHQLDALRRIRAWFDRWL from the coding sequence ATGCCGCACCTCGCACCGCAGCCGACTCCCGAACCGACCGATCCGCTCACCGCCGACCTGGTGGTGGACGTTGCCGCCGCCGTGGCACCGGCCATCTCGCCGGACGGCCGCCTGGTCGCCCACGCAGTGGTCGCGAACGGCGGACGGGACGGGCGTCCGCACGGGTCCGTCCGGGTCACCGCCGCCGACGGCAGCACATCCCCGCGCAGGCTGACCGACGGCACGGCCCGCGACCTCGCCCCGAAGTGGGCGCCGGACTCGGCCGCCCTCTTCTTCACCTCCGACCGCGAGGAGCAGGGCACCGCCCAACTCCAGCGGATCCGCCTTCATGGCAGCGAGGACACCACCAAGGCCGAGGCCCTGACCAGTTGGCGCGGCGGCATCTCCGACCACTGCCCGCTCCTCGACGGCCGCACCGTCGCCCTGCTCGCCGAGGACGAACCCACCGCCGAGGACGAACGCCGGGAGGCCGAGCGCGACGACGCCAAGGTCTGGGGCCGGCACCTTCCCGCCACCCGGCTGCGCCTGCTCGACCTGGAGACCGGCGCACTCCGCACCGTGGACGGCCTCGGCGACCGGCACGTGGTCGAGCTGGCCCAGCGGCCGGACGGCGGCCCGCTGGCGGTGCTGAGCTGGTCCAGCCCTGAGCTCGACCCGGGCGCCAGGACGGCGGAACTGCACCTGGTCGACCCGGGCTCGGCAGGCGTCCGCGACCTGGGTCCGGTCGGGGCCGAGGCTCAGTCCCCGGCCTGGTGGAACCAGAACGGTCTCTGGCATCTGGCCTACTTGGCAGTGACTCCTGCGCCCCTGGCAGAGCCTCCTGCGCACCTGATCGGCGGGCTCGCCGTGATCGACACCGTGCCGCCGCCGACCGGCCCGGCCGTCGAACACCGCAACCTCACCGTCGGCATGTCCGTCTGCCCGACCGAGCTGGTGCAGGTCGCGGACGGGCCCCCGCTCGCGCTGTGCGCCGACGGGCTGGACACCGCGCTGTACCGGCTCGACCCGGAGTCCCTGCGGTTCCACCAGGTGTCCGCCGTCCCCGGCATGCTCGCCGGGCTCACCGCGAGTCGCTCCGGGGAAACCGTCGCCCTGCTGGCGAGCACGGCGTACGAGCCCAAGAACGTCCATGCGGGACCCACCGGCGGACCATTGGTCCGGCTCAGCGACACCGCGCCGGAACTGCGCAGGATCCGCTGGGGCGTCCAGCAGCGCCTCGGCTACCAGGCCGCCGACGGAATCCAGTTGGACGGCCTGCTGATCCTGCCGGCCGGCCGGACCAGGGACAACGGTCCCTTTCCGCTCGTCACCCTGGTCCATGGCGGCCCCTACTTCCGCCATGCCGACGAATTCACCCTCAATCCGGTCGATTGCGGCCAGTGGCTGGCGACCGCCGGGTACGCGGTCTTCCTGCCCAACCCCCGAGGCGGCTCGGGGCACGGCCACGCGTTCGCCGCCATGGTCGCGGGCGCGGTCGGCGGCGACGAGTGGACCGACATTCTCAGCGGAATCGACCTGCTGGTGGCAGAGGGAGTCGCCGACCCCGAGCGCCTGGGAATCTCCGGGTGGAGCCACGGGGGCTTTGTCGCGGCCTGGGCGACGGCGCGTACGGACAGGTTCAGGGCCGCCATCATGGGTGCGGGCATCAGCGACTGGGGCATGCAGGCCGGGACCGGCGACTGGGGGATCCTCGACGCGGCGCTCGGCGGCAGCACCGGATGGGAGGGCCCGGGACCACACGTCCACGACCGGCACAGTCCAATCTCCTACGCCTCCAGGATCCGCACCCCGGTGCTGATCCTGCACGGCGAAGAGGACACCAATGTTCCGCTCGGCCAGGCGATCCACTTCCATCGCGCCCTGCGCCACTTCGGGGTCGAGCACGAGTTCGTCGTCTATCCCCGCGAGGGCCATGGGCTCGACGAGCGCGCCCATCAGCTCGACGCCCTCCGGCGAATCCGCGCCTGGTTCGACCGCTGGCTGTAG
- a CDS encoding glycosyltransferase family 39 protein — translation MVVLPPILLTLALGLWGIRRRNSMWGDEAVTCEVAHRSAAQIWRTIQHVDLVHGVYYLLMHGLFAVWDGGLLTLRLPSVVAMSLAAGGVALLGRRLAGPRAGLLAGLALPAIPLVQQYTQEGRSYAIVCALVTWSTCLLLDAADRSSWRRWAGYAVLLWGAVMVHELAALVIPAHGTALVLAERPRALIRAWATAAGCVVAGALPLIVLSERQAGQVAWIGWPDALQLLGLTAMALAGLWCARHQVRAGELSRLSALALPLLLLPGLLLLAAAVVKPLFVDRYVLYCAVGFALLLGAELDRLWGSRPLPRWAGWVALAAVLAALAPVSLYLRTPQSRHDDATAVGRAVRQAARPGDGLLFIPTGHRVWVSAHLQDTRGLTDLALARDPVSSDTLDGVELPAQDIPARMRAFPRIVVVHDAADEPPDDDPRETAKSSTLRDDFHACDRTAEVTGARITAYCRNS, via the coding sequence ATGGTCGTGCTGCCCCCGATCCTGCTCACCCTCGCCCTGGGGCTGTGGGGGATACGCCGCCGGAACAGCATGTGGGGCGACGAGGCCGTCACCTGTGAAGTGGCCCACCGGAGTGCCGCTCAGATCTGGCGCACCATCCAGCACGTGGACCTGGTGCACGGCGTCTACTACCTGCTCATGCACGGGCTCTTCGCCGTCTGGGACGGCGGCCTGCTCACCCTGCGACTGCCCTCGGTGGTCGCCATGTCGCTGGCGGCGGGCGGCGTCGCGCTCCTGGGCCGGCGCCTGGCCGGCCCCCGCGCCGGCCTGCTGGCCGGCCTGGCCCTCCCGGCGATCCCGCTGGTGCAGCAGTACACGCAGGAAGGGCGCTCCTATGCGATCGTCTGCGCCCTGGTGACCTGGTCCACCTGCCTGCTGCTCGATGCCGCCGACCGGTCGTCATGGCGGCGGTGGGCCGGCTACGCGGTGCTGCTCTGGGGCGCGGTCATGGTCCACGAACTCGCCGCCCTGGTGATACCCGCCCACGGGACGGCCCTCGTGCTCGCCGAGCGTCCACGGGCGCTGATCCGCGCCTGGGCCACGGCCGCGGGGTGCGTGGTGGCCGGTGCGCTGCCGCTCATCGTCCTGAGCGAGCGCCAGGCCGGACAGGTGGCGTGGATCGGCTGGCCGGACGCCCTGCAGCTGCTGGGCCTGACGGCCATGGCGCTGGCGGGCCTGTGGTGCGCCCGCCACCAGGTCCGGGCCGGGGAGCTGTCGCGCCTGTCCGCTCTCGCACTGCCGCTGCTGCTCCTGCCGGGCCTGCTCCTGCTCGCGGCGGCCGTCGTCAAGCCGCTCTTCGTCGACCGCTACGTCCTCTACTGCGCCGTCGGGTTCGCGCTGCTGCTCGGCGCCGAACTCGACCGCCTCTGGGGCTCGCGACCACTGCCCCGCTGGGCCGGGTGGGTTGCGCTGGCGGCGGTGCTGGCGGCGCTGGCACCGGTCAGCCTCTACCTGCGCACTCCCCAGAGCCGGCACGACGACGCCACCGCCGTGGGCCGCGCCGTTCGGCAGGCCGCCCGCCCGGGCGACGGCCTGCTGTTCATCCCGACGGGGCACCGCGTGTGGGTCTCGGCCCACCTCCAGGACACCCGGGGCCTGACCGACCTCGCCCTCGCCCGGGACCCGGTCTCCTCCGACACCCTGGACGGCGTCGAACTCCCCGCCCAGGACATCCCCGCCCGGATGCGCGCCTTCCCTCGCATCGTCGTCGTCCACGACGCCGCCGACGAGCCCCCCGACGACGACCCGAGGGAGACGGCCAAGAGCTCGACGCTGCGCGACGACTTCCACGCCTGCGACCGCACCGCCGAGGTCACCGGGGCACGCATCACCGCCTACTGCCGCAACAGTTGA
- a CDS encoding vWA domain-containing protein gives MSAKRIKHKVNHVSLVVDNSGSMHRHESQLIRVVDEFVKGLQEESDRLGHETRISLYAFDHEVKNLVWDMDVKHLPSLRGLYEVNNGATALIEAAVKSIDDLKNIWEEYGEHSFLQVVVTDGEENASGFSESGQMHIRMAGNRGTSVLRTWIGRIKGAMDSLPDHWTSAILVPNSLAKRTAQEYGFPAGNIAIWDADSSKGVEEAIGTVKAAATSFLRGREKGVRGTKNLFAMGQDLSTAEVKANLDALDTGTYILIPVDQQSPIRDFVTRAGHTYRTGCAFYELSKREKIQGSKQLAVAEKDLTTGRMTGRVFSGPAARRLLGLPESEVTVKPGDNPAYTVFVQSTSVNRKLVPDTKLLVLL, from the coding sequence ATGTCTGCGAAGAGGATCAAGCACAAGGTCAACCACGTCTCGCTCGTGGTCGACAATTCCGGCTCGATGCACCGTCACGAATCGCAGCTCATTCGCGTGGTGGACGAGTTCGTGAAGGGCCTTCAGGAGGAGTCCGACCGGCTCGGCCACGAGACCCGCATCAGCCTCTACGCATTCGACCACGAGGTCAAGAATCTGGTCTGGGACATGGACGTCAAGCACCTGCCGTCGCTGCGCGGCCTTTACGAGGTCAACAATGGTGCGACGGCGCTGATCGAGGCCGCCGTGAAATCCATCGACGACCTGAAGAACATCTGGGAGGAGTACGGGGAGCACTCCTTCCTCCAGGTCGTCGTCACCGACGGCGAGGAGAACGCGTCCGGTTTCTCGGAGAGCGGCCAGATGCACATCCGGATGGCCGGCAACCGGGGCACCAGCGTCCTGCGCACGTGGATAGGCCGCATCAAGGGCGCCATGGACAGTCTCCCCGACCACTGGACCTCGGCGATCCTGGTCCCGAACTCCCTGGCCAAGCGCACCGCTCAGGAGTACGGATTCCCGGCGGGCAACATCGCGATCTGGGACGCGGACTCCAGCAAGGGCGTCGAGGAGGCCATCGGCACCGTCAAGGCGGCGGCCACGAGTTTCCTGCGCGGCCGGGAGAAGGGCGTGCGCGGCACCAAGAACCTGTTCGCCATGGGGCAGGATCTGAGCACGGCCGAGGTGAAGGCCAATCTCGATGCCCTGGACACCGGCACGTACATCCTGATCCCGGTCGACCAGCAGTCGCCGATCCGCGATTTCGTCACCCGCGCCGGGCACACGTACCGGACCGGCTGCGCCTTCTACGAGCTGTCCAAGCGCGAGAAGATCCAGGGCAGCAAGCAACTCGCCGTCGCGGAGAAGGACCTGACCACCGGTCGGATGACCGGCAGGGTGTTCTCGGGCCCGGCCGCCCGCCGGCTCCTCGGCCTGCCGGAGTCGGAGGTCACGGTGAAGCCGGGCGACAATCCGGCGTACACGGTGTTCGTCCAGTCGACCTCCGTCAACCGCAAGCTGGTGCCGGACACCAAGCTGCTCGTCCTGCTGTAG
- a CDS encoding GNAT family N-acetyltransferase produces the protein MGDLGSITWPPEPITTERLVLRAPEARDRAAFIELLASPEVHTFLGGPRPRDELEREMPAVPEPWPGSFVVELDGSMIGQILLRRAVEARRPAAAGKASLGYLFLPRAWGSGYATEACAAALGWLADALPGEPVVLATQSANLGSMRLAAKLGFTEVERFEAWGAEQWLGMWSPVTPSG, from the coding sequence ATGGGAGATCTGGGATCCATAACGTGGCCGCCCGAGCCGATCACGACCGAGCGGCTCGTGCTCCGTGCGCCCGAGGCCCGGGACCGTGCGGCATTCATCGAGCTGCTCGCCTCGCCGGAGGTGCACACCTTTCTCGGCGGCCCCCGGCCGCGGGACGAGCTGGAGCGCGAAATGCCCGCGGTGCCCGAGCCGTGGCCCGGGAGCTTCGTCGTCGAGCTCGACGGGTCGATGATCGGCCAGATCCTGCTCAGGCGAGCAGTGGAGGCCCGTCGCCCGGCTGCCGCGGGGAAGGCCAGTCTCGGCTACCTGTTCCTGCCGCGGGCGTGGGGATCCGGGTACGCCACCGAGGCGTGCGCGGCGGCACTCGGCTGGCTCGCCGACGCACTTCCCGGCGAACCGGTGGTGCTCGCCACCCAGAGCGCCAACCTCGGCTCGATGCGTCTCGCGGCGAAGCTGGGGTTCACCGAGGTGGAGCGGTTCGAGGCCTGGGGCGCCGAGCAGTGGCTCGGCATGTGGTCCCCGGTCACGCCGTCCGGCTGA
- a CDS encoding oxidoreductase yields MSAAAAAGTWKLGDLEVNRVGYGAMRLTGNGVKGNSDGTPIDRDVAVRLLHSAFEQGVNHIDTAAFYFSPLRSANELVNRALASWRGDVVVVTKVGPGRDPSGEWLTMARPDQLRGQVEENLRQLGRDHLDVVNLRRNGPGTASIAEHFGALAELREAGLVRHLGLSNVKPEHVAEAQAIAPVVCVQNSYGLDWRRADESGMVDLCREQGIAFVPFFAISGLRREAVPAQEQDARVHTVARAHGATPAQVRLAWTLHRGPHVLAIPGTANPAHLSENIAAGALRLTEEELTLLDKPAGTDA; encoded by the coding sequence ATGAGCGCAGCGGCAGCAGCAGGGACCTGGAAGCTCGGGGACCTGGAGGTGAACCGCGTCGGATACGGCGCGATGCGGCTGACCGGCAACGGCGTGAAGGGGAACTCCGACGGCACACCGATCGACCGCGACGTCGCCGTCCGCCTGCTGCACAGCGCGTTCGAGCAGGGCGTCAACCACATCGACACGGCCGCCTTCTACTTCTCGCCCCTGCGGTCCGCGAACGAGCTCGTCAACCGCGCCCTGGCCTCCTGGCGCGGGGACGTGGTCGTGGTGACCAAGGTCGGCCCGGGGCGCGACCCCTCCGGCGAGTGGCTCACCATGGCCCGTCCCGACCAACTGCGCGGCCAGGTCGAGGAGAACCTGCGCCAGCTCGGCCGGGACCACCTGGACGTGGTGAACCTGCGCCGCAACGGCCCCGGGACGGCCTCGATCGCCGAGCACTTCGGCGCCCTCGCCGAGCTGCGCGAAGCGGGCCTGGTCCGGCACCTCGGGCTCTCCAACGTCAAGCCGGAGCACGTGGCCGAGGCGCAGGCGATCGCGCCGGTGGTCTGCGTGCAGAACTCCTACGGCCTGGACTGGCGTCGCGCCGACGAGAGCGGAATGGTGGACCTGTGCCGGGAGCAGGGCATCGCCTTCGTCCCGTTCTTCGCCATCTCGGGGCTGCGACGCGAGGCGGTCCCGGCGCAGGAGCAGGACGCGCGTGTTCACACCGTCGCCCGCGCCCACGGTGCGACGCCCGCCCAGGTCCGGCTTGCCTGGACCCTCCACCGCGGTCCGCACGTGCTGGCCATTCCCGGCACCGCGAACCCGGCGCATCTCAGCGAGAACATCGCCGCCGGCGCCCTGCGCCTGACGGAGGAGGAGCTGACCCTCCTCGACAAGCCGGCCGGGACCGACGCCTGA
- a CDS encoding histidine kinase gives MATISRTPFTAPGRQGRGPWRALAEVSGGALLMVLTDQIVRRSGSLGGIQLLLAVAALALLAGRRRFPTTSLLGISVVVGLLPTAAGLPAAVIAYTTARHLVTPRRRIVVLPASAVLAMLACAAFAPVIGIGRHAFGLALGAVLAATTLVVPGLLGISSGQEERLLRALRERAAAAEGARLLAESESRIQERSRIAAEMHDLIGHRLSVISLHTGGLEMALQKESPELRDEAVLVRRAVAEAMRELREVLGVLGPLGRDTGTDALTDTTGTRSDVEALAEESRSGGIPVELTWDGPDLNDRAAQVRRAVHRVVRESLTNVHRYAAGAQVTVAVTHTDRRVDVRVRNEPPPVAPQAGTGLGSGRGHVGLRERVALLGGTLEAGPTPSGGFAVTARIPARPDPGARRAVTGAPSPEPMREPSPEPMPESSPGLPSAPRPGLSPTAVQRRAVNALSGLLGLMGVGVMMLCGLLLVAHAFPAPDPVPGARDQQPPRIGMPRTTVQQAVYDSSEARAAATGHEPAHAQSVTSCMYSAASFGDSTPPAGDSGRADSAAAGTGQDPDRLGITRYCFRGDTLATIDRFTVPMVSRTAPWESP, from the coding sequence ATGGCCACCATCTCCCGAACTCCGTTCACGGCCCCTGGCAGACAGGGCCGGGGACCGTGGCGCGCGCTCGCAGAAGTGAGCGGCGGCGCGCTGCTGATGGTCCTGACCGATCAGATCGTGCGGAGATCGGGCTCGTTGGGCGGCATCCAGCTGCTCCTCGCCGTCGCCGCCCTTGCCCTGCTCGCCGGCCGCCGTCGCTTTCCCACGACGAGCCTGCTGGGCATCTCCGTCGTCGTGGGCCTGCTGCCCACCGCCGCCGGGCTGCCGGCCGCCGTGATCGCGTACACCACGGCCAGGCACCTGGTGACTCCTCGGCGCCGCATCGTCGTGCTGCCCGCCTCGGCCGTGCTGGCGATGCTGGCGTGTGCGGCGTTCGCCCCGGTCATCGGGATCGGGCGCCATGCGTTCGGGCTCGCGCTCGGTGCCGTACTCGCCGCAACCACCCTGGTGGTGCCGGGACTTCTCGGCATCTCGAGCGGACAGGAGGAGCGGCTGCTGCGGGCGCTTCGGGAGAGGGCCGCCGCCGCGGAGGGGGCCCGCCTGCTCGCGGAGAGCGAGTCCCGGATCCAGGAACGGTCCCGGATCGCCGCCGAGATGCACGACCTGATCGGCCACCGGCTCAGCGTGATCTCGCTGCACACGGGTGGCCTGGAGATGGCCCTGCAGAAGGAGTCGCCCGAACTGCGCGACGAGGCGGTCCTGGTGCGCCGGGCCGTCGCGGAGGCGATGCGGGAGCTGCGTGAAGTGCTCGGTGTCCTGGGCCCGTTGGGACGGGACACCGGGACCGACGCGCTGACCGACACGACGGGGACCAGGTCAGACGTCGAGGCGCTGGCCGAGGAGTCGCGCAGCGGCGGCATACCCGTCGAGCTCACCTGGGACGGCCCGGACCTGAACGACCGCGCGGCCCAGGTGCGGCGTGCGGTGCACCGTGTGGTGCGCGAGTCGCTGACCAACGTGCACCGGTACGCGGCCGGGGCCCAGGTCACCGTGGCGGTCACCCACACCGACCGCCGGGTGGACGTGCGGGTGCGCAACGAGCCGCCGCCCGTGGCCCCGCAGGCGGGGACCGGCCTGGGCTCGGGGCGCGGCCATGTCGGGCTGCGGGAACGGGTCGCACTGCTCGGCGGCACCCTGGAGGCGGGCCCGACGCCGTCCGGCGGCTTCGCGGTGACGGCACGGATCCCGGCGCGGCCGGACCCGGGAGCGCGCCGGGCCGTCACGGGCGCTCCGTCGCCCGAACCGATGCGTGAACCGTCGCCCGAACCGATGCCCGAATCGTCGCCCGGACTGCCGTCCGCGCCGCGCCCCGGCCTCTCGCCCACCGCTGTCCAACGCCGTGCCGTCAACGCCCTCAGCGGGCTCCTCGGCCTCATGGGCGTGGGTGTGATGATGCTGTGCGGCCTCCTGCTGGTCGCTCACGCGTTCCCGGCACCCGATCCCGTTCCCGGCGCTCGCGATCAGCAGCCGCCCCGGATCGGGATGCCGCGCACGACGGTGCAGCAGGCCGTGTACGACAGCTCGGAGGCGCGCGCGGCGGCGACGGGTCACGAGCCGGCCCACGCGCAGTCCGTGACGAGCTGCATGTACTCGGCGGCGTCGTTCGGCGACTCCACGCCGCCGGCCGGGGACAGCGGCCGTGCGGACTCCGCCGCCGCGGGCACCGGGCAGGATCCCGACCGCCTCGGCATCACCCGCTACTGCTTCCGTGGCGATACGTTGGCCACGATCGACCGCTTCACCGTGCCCATGGTGTCGCGCACAGCACCCTGGGAGTCCCCGTGA
- a CDS encoding response regulator transcription factor, which translates to MTDLPARDHRPIRVLLADDEELIRHGVRLILRHAEGIEVVGEAVNGEEAVRVAAETRPDVALIDIRMPVLDGLATIERLLALRPRPQVVMLTTFGDERNVTRALRSGATGFLLKDEGPQELISAVRAAAAGDAVLSPKVTRAVIGRMLDADPTRPGPEGASAPLSASVPEQRLAALTGRERDVLTLLGQGLANAEIGRHLGIGVGTVKTHVSAVLVKTGTDSRVQAAVLAYRTGLLD; encoded by the coding sequence GTGACCGACCTGCCCGCTCGCGACCACCGCCCGATCCGGGTCCTGCTCGCCGACGACGAGGAGCTGATCCGGCACGGCGTGCGGCTGATCCTGCGTCATGCCGAGGGCATCGAGGTGGTCGGCGAGGCGGTGAACGGCGAGGAGGCCGTGCGGGTCGCCGCTGAGACCCGTCCCGACGTGGCCCTGATCGACATCCGGATGCCCGTGCTCGACGGGCTCGCCACGATCGAGCGCCTGCTGGCCCTGCGCCCCCGGCCGCAGGTCGTCATGCTCACCACCTTCGGCGACGAGAGGAACGTGACGCGGGCGCTGCGGTCCGGCGCCACCGGCTTCCTCCTCAAGGACGAGGGCCCGCAGGAGCTGATCAGCGCGGTCCGGGCCGCCGCCGCGGGCGACGCCGTCCTCTCGCCCAAGGTCACCCGCGCCGTCATCGGGCGCATGCTCGACGCGGATCCCACCCGGCCGGGACCTGAGGGGGCGTCAGCACCGCTCTCCGCCTCGGTGCCCGAGCAGCGGCTGGCGGCGCTCACCGGCCGGGAGCGCGACGTCCTGACGCTGCTGGGCCAGGGCCTCGCCAACGCGGAGATCGGGCGTCACCTGGGCATCGGCGTGGGCACGGTGAAGACCCACGTCAGCGCCGTCCTGGTGAAGACGGGCACCGACAGCCGGGTCCAGGCGGCGGTCCTCGCCTACCGGACGGGGCTGCTGGACTGA
- a CDS encoding helix-turn-helix transcriptional regulator: MSSDIGSTVGAVGSLAAVAELLVGLSGQLERWQAELALAQAQVRSLTEQNERRRREEGRPAVLTCEEAVRLVAAVLAEGAQCVWHVRTSDTTFLDRLRTRGAVWPSPRLAVRELLSCPASLAGTMVPGEDGCLVRTVWTELDEVLIIDEAIALIPAPGAVQVTVVQQPPLVRQLALFFEATWAQAVHPQESVPIPGTEVELKQRIVRMLAEGAKDEAVARRLGISLRTCRRHIAEILHQLGASSRFQAGVRAATLGAVPALGRG, encoded by the coding sequence ATGAGCAGTGACATCGGTTCCACCGTCGGGGCCGTGGGCTCCCTGGCGGCGGTCGCCGAGCTGTTGGTGGGACTCTCCGGCCAGCTGGAGCGGTGGCAGGCCGAGTTGGCGCTGGCACAGGCGCAGGTGAGGTCCCTGACCGAGCAGAACGAGCGTCGCCGCCGCGAGGAGGGCCGCCCGGCGGTGCTGACGTGCGAGGAGGCTGTCCGCCTGGTGGCGGCTGTGCTCGCCGAGGGTGCGCAGTGCGTCTGGCACGTCCGCACGTCCGACACGACGTTCCTGGACCGTCTGAGAACGCGGGGTGCGGTCTGGCCGTCGCCCCGGCTGGCCGTGCGGGAGTTGCTCAGCTGCCCGGCGAGCCTGGCGGGGACGATGGTGCCGGGGGAGGACGGTTGCCTGGTCAGGACGGTCTGGACCGAGCTGGACGAGGTCCTCATCATCGACGAGGCCATCGCGCTGATCCCCGCACCGGGCGCGGTCCAGGTCACCGTGGTCCAGCAGCCGCCCTTGGTACGGCAGTTGGCGTTGTTCTTCGAGGCCACCTGGGCGCAGGCGGTGCACCCGCAGGAGTCGGTGCCGATCCCGGGCACCGAGGTGGAGCTCAAGCAGCGGATCGTCCGGATGCTCGCGGAGGGGGCCAAGGACGAAGCGGTGGCCCGGCGGCTGGGGATCTCCCTGCGGACGTGCCGACGCCATATCGCGGAGATCCTGCACCAACTGGGCGCCTCGAGCCGGTTCCAGGCCGGAGTCCGAGCGGCCACGCTCGGCGCCGTCCCGGCCCTGGGCCGAGGCTAG
- a CDS encoding ribosomal protein L7/L12 translates to MEDPEFSVLLTGVGDRRLDLVRVVRSVSGLSLWDSKLLLDAVPAVVVKDTWYEAADEVARRLEAAGARAALSCGWCSRTIPCGTGPVDPGPCEAPYWPAENCRASSPKH, encoded by the coding sequence ATGGAGGACCCGGAGTTCAGTGTGCTGCTGACCGGGGTCGGCGACAGGAGGTTGGACCTTGTCCGGGTCGTCCGGTCCGTGTCGGGCCTGAGTCTCTGGGACAGCAAGCTCCTGCTCGATGCAGTCCCGGCCGTAGTCGTGAAGGACACCTGGTACGAGGCCGCGGACGAGGTGGCGAGGCGTTTGGAAGCGGCCGGTGCCCGTGCTGCTCTGTCGTGCGGGTGGTGCTCGCGCACCATTCCGTGTGGAACTGGGCCGGTGGATCCAGGTCCCTGTGAAGCACCGTACTGGCCGGCGGAGAACTGCCGCGCGAGCTCGCCGAAGCACTGA